A part of bacterium genomic DNA contains:
- a CDS encoding GNAT family N-acetyltransferase: METIRFLGADDAPALLDAFNDAFADYAVDVRMDEARFRDLLARRAVRLDLSVGAFSGGRIVAFLANGFASWRGAPSAYDSGTGVVRAFRGRGLAARTFDFAAPRLVAEGARRYVLEVLASNEPALRIYRAKGFAPTRRLLCFEAGRATVAARPAAGVVVREAPGLDAAFAAASGDFAPSWQNTSEALARSLAPRTTLEAFLDGRRAGCAVVVPSTGDLPLLAVERGFRGRGAGSALLAAAARAAGARPLRAINVDAAAAETARFLRARGFAETAAQFEMELPLG; the protein is encoded by the coding sequence GTGGAGACGATCCGGTTCCTCGGCGCGGACGACGCGCCGGCGTTGCTCGACGCGTTCAACGACGCCTTCGCCGACTACGCCGTAGACGTGCGGATGGACGAGGCGCGGTTCCGCGATCTCCTGGCGCGCCGCGCGGTCCGGCTCGACCTCTCGGTCGGCGCCTTCTCCGGCGGGCGGATCGTCGCCTTCCTCGCCAACGGCTTCGCCTCGTGGCGCGGCGCGCCCTCGGCCTACGACTCGGGGACCGGCGTCGTTCGCGCGTTCCGCGGCCGCGGACTGGCGGCGCGGACGTTCGACTTCGCCGCGCCGCGCCTCGTCGCCGAGGGGGCGCGCCGCTACGTCCTCGAGGTCCTCGCCTCGAACGAGCCGGCGCTGCGGATCTACCGCGCCAAGGGGTTCGCGCCGACGCGGCGGCTGCTCTGCTTCGAGGCCGGGCGGGCGACGGTCGCGGCGCGCCCCGCGGCGGGCGTCGTCGTGCGCGAGGCGCCGGGGCTCGACGCGGCGTTCGCCGCGGCGTCCGGCGACTTCGCGCCGTCGTGGCAGAACACGTCCGAGGCGCTGGCGCGCAGCCTCGCGCCGCGGACGACGCTGGAGGCGTTCCTCGACGGGCGCCGCGCCGGCTGCGCGGTCGTGGTCCCCTCGACCGGCGACCTGCCGCTGCTCGCCGTGGAGCGCGGCTTCCGCGGCCGCGGCGCCGGATCGGCGCTCCTCGCGGCGGCGGCGCGCGCGGCGGGCGCTCGGCCGCTGCGCGCGATCAACGTGGACGCCGCGGCGGCGGAGACGGCGCGGTTCCTCCGCGCGCGCGGCTTCGCCGAAACGGCGGCGCAGTTCGAGATGGAACTGCCGCTCGGCTGA
- a CDS encoding M3 family metallopeptidase, producing MRKRLAALAVAACALPAAAQPPAPPAAAPAPAANPFFEQWKTPFAMPPFDKIKAEHYLPAFDEAIRQRKAEIAAIDARKEAPSFADTIEALDRGGQLLEKVSSVFYSLSSADTNEQLQAIARQVSPKLAALRDDEALDAALFARVKAVWEQRAALKLDRERSKLLEETYKGFVRGGANLPPEKQTRLRAVNQELATLGVKFGDNLLKETNAFRLVIDKEADLAGLPPAVVAAAADAAKAAGQPGKWVFTLQAPSIWPFETFAANRELRRKLLEAYISRGDHDDAFDNKKVLSRIAALRAERANLLGYKTHADYILDENMAKTPAKVYDLLDQLWKPAIEAAKDEAAALQARIKAEGGDFKLEPWDWRYYAEKERKARYDLDDAALRPYFPLDQVRAGAFYAANRLYGVTFKERTDLPKYNPEVRTFEVRDKDGSFLGVYTADYHPRPGKRGGAWCGRLRGQRFVDGKDVRPIVTNVLNFTRPTQDAPALLSLEEVHTLFHEFGHALQGLFSKVHYGALDDMPRDFVELPSQIMEHWALQPEVLKVYAKHWKTGEPIPAELVEKIKKAGQFNQGFDTVEYLAASILDMDWHTIPAGEEPDAAAFERKSLERMGLIPEIVVRYRSPYFNHIFGGGSGYSAGYYSYIWADVLVCDAFKAFEEKGIFDQKTAASFRRNIL from the coding sequence ATGAGGAAACGCCTCGCCGCCCTCGCCGTCGCCGCGTGCGCCCTGCCCGCGGCGGCGCAGCCCCCCGCCCCGCCGGCCGCCGCGCCGGCGCCCGCCGCGAACCCGTTCTTCGAGCAGTGGAAGACGCCGTTCGCGATGCCGCCGTTCGACAAGATCAAGGCGGAGCACTACCTCCCGGCGTTCGACGAGGCGATCCGCCAAAGGAAGGCGGAGATCGCGGCGATCGACGCCCGGAAGGAAGCGCCGAGCTTCGCCGACACGATCGAGGCGCTCGACCGCGGCGGCCAGCTGCTGGAGAAGGTCTCGTCGGTCTTCTACAGCCTCTCCTCGGCCGACACGAACGAGCAGCTGCAGGCGATCGCGCGGCAGGTCTCGCCGAAGCTCGCCGCGCTGCGCGACGACGAGGCGCTCGACGCCGCGCTCTTCGCCCGCGTCAAGGCGGTCTGGGAACAGCGCGCCGCGCTCAAGCTCGACCGGGAGCGGAGCAAGCTGCTCGAGGAGACGTACAAGGGGTTCGTCCGCGGCGGCGCCAACCTTCCGCCGGAGAAGCAGACGCGGCTGCGCGCGGTCAACCAGGAGCTGGCGACGCTGGGGGTCAAGTTCGGCGACAACCTGCTCAAGGAGACGAACGCCTTCCGCCTCGTGATCGACAAGGAGGCGGACCTCGCCGGGCTGCCGCCGGCCGTCGTCGCCGCCGCGGCCGACGCGGCCAAGGCCGCGGGCCAGCCGGGGAAGTGGGTCTTCACGCTCCAGGCGCCGTCGATCTGGCCGTTCGAGACGTTCGCCGCGAACCGCGAGCTGCGCCGCAAGCTGCTCGAGGCCTACATCAGCCGCGGCGACCACGACGACGCCTTCGACAACAAGAAGGTCCTCTCCCGCATCGCCGCGCTGCGCGCCGAGCGGGCGAACCTCCTCGGCTACAAGACGCACGCCGACTACATCCTCGACGAGAACATGGCCAAGACGCCGGCCAAGGTCTACGACCTGCTCGACCAGCTCTGGAAGCCGGCGATCGAGGCGGCGAAGGACGAGGCGGCCGCCCTGCAGGCGCGGATCAAGGCCGAAGGGGGCGACTTCAAGCTCGAGCCGTGGGACTGGCGCTACTACGCGGAGAAGGAGCGCAAGGCGCGCTACGACCTCGACGACGCGGCGCTCCGCCCCTACTTCCCGCTCGACCAGGTCCGCGCCGGCGCCTTCTACGCCGCGAACCGCCTCTACGGCGTGACGTTCAAGGAGCGGACCGACCTGCCGAAGTACAACCCCGAGGTCCGCACGTTCGAGGTGCGCGACAAGGACGGCTCGTTCCTCGGCGTCTACACCGCCGACTACCACCCGCGTCCCGGCAAGCGCGGCGGCGCGTGGTGCGGCCGCCTGCGCGGCCAGCGGTTCGTGGACGGCAAGGACGTGCGGCCGATCGTGACCAACGTGCTCAACTTCACCCGCCCGACGCAGGACGCGCCGGCGCTCCTCTCGCTCGAGGAAGTGCACACCCTCTTCCACGAGTTCGGACACGCGCTGCAGGGGCTCTTCTCCAAGGTCCACTACGGCGCGCTCGACGACATGCCGCGCGACTTCGTCGAGCTCCCCTCGCAGATCATGGAGCATTGGGCGCTGCAGCCGGAGGTGCTGAAGGTCTACGCCAAGCACTGGAAGACCGGCGAGCCGATTCCCGCCGAGCTGGTGGAGAAGATCAAGAAGGCCGGCCAGTTCAACCAAGGGTTCGACACCGTGGAGTACCTCGCGGCGTCGATCCTCGACATGGACTGGCACACGATCCCCGCGGGCGAGGAGCCGGACGCCGCGGCGTTCGAGCGGAAGTCGCTGGAGCGGATGGGGCTGATCCCCGAGATCGTCGTGCGCTACCGCAGCCCGTACTTCAACCACATCTTCGGCGGCGGCAGCGGCTACTCCGCCGGCTACTACAGCTACATCTGGGCCGACGTCCTCGTCTGCGACGCCTTCAAGGCGTTCGAGGAGAAGGGGATCTTCGACCAGAAGACCGCCGCGTCGTTCCGGCGCAACATCCTCGA